The following is a genomic window from Staphylococcus saccharolyticus.
CAGACGCTAAAATTACAAAAACAGTTAATTTTTGTTTATCAATCCCTTGTAACATTGAAGCTGTAACACTTAGTAAAGCGATTAATATTGCTACTGGTGCATAATAAAACAACATATGACTACCAACAATACTAGGTTTATAGAAAACAGTATATAAAGGTAATGCAAGTGCCATTATACCTAAACTTGCTGGAACTGTTATGTACATTAAAACACCCAAAGATGTACGTATTTGTCTGTGCATTTCATTTAGTTTACCCGATGCATAAGATTTAGTAATAAATGGAATTAAACTTACTGCAAAACCTGCTGATAATGATGTAGGTATCATCACAATTTTATTTGTTGTCATATTCAAAATTGTAAATAAACCATCATGTAAATTTCTTGGTACTCCTGCAATACTTAACGCTTTGTTATGTGTAAATTGATCCACTAAATTAAACAAAGGAAAATTCAAACTTACTATAACAAACGGAATACTATAGGAAATAATTTCTTTATACATTTTTCCATAAGAAACATTAATTTCTGTATAATCCTTTACAACCATACTTTCAATATTAGGTTTTCTCTTACGCCAGTAATACCATAATACGAAAATAGCTGCAATCGCACCAATAGCAGCGGCAAAAGTAGCTATACCATTTGCTGCAAGCATACTCCCATTAAATACATTAAGTACTAAATAACTACCAATTAAAATAAATAAAATACGTGCAACTTGTTCAATAACTTCTGAAACAGCCGTAGGCCCCATTGATTTATAACCTTGAAACACTCCACGCCATGTAGCTAATATAGGAATAAAAATCACAACAACACTAATAATTCTTATAATCCAAGTAATCTCTTCTAC
Proteins encoded in this region:
- a CDS encoding putative polysaccharide biosynthesis protein produces the protein MSESKELIRGTFLITFSILITKILGVIYIIPFYAIIGGEKNLAPFNYAYTPYNIAIAIATAGVPLAASKYVSKYNALGAYRISQKLYKSSFIVMTVTGFIGFVILYLVAPSIASITLANKGDMHDGWSVEEITWIIRIISVVVIFIPILATWRGVFQGYKSMGPTAVSEVIEQVARILFILIGSYLVLNVFNGSMLAANGIATFAAAIGAIAAIFVLWYYWRKRKPNIESMVVKDYTEINVSYGKMYKEIISYSIPFVIVSLNFPLFNLVDQFTHNKALSIAGVPRNLHDGLFTILNMTTNKIVMIPTSLSAGFAVSLIPFITKSYASGKLNEMHRQIRTSLGVLMYITVPASLGIMALALPLYTVFYKPSIVGSHMLFYYAPVAILIALLSVTASMLQGIDKQKLTVFVILASVVIKIILNTPLIVTFHSTGAILSTAIALLFAVICNFYILKKYAKFNFFETWLHFGKIFMYGFIMMIAVELTFFILQLFISTESKIGSLTILVISIGVGILVYGSMTMRARLADQFLGDIPNKIRFRLGIEK